The following are encoded in a window of Episyrphus balteatus chromosome X, idEpiBalt1.1, whole genome shotgun sequence genomic DNA:
- the LOC129920480 gene encoding uncharacterized protein LOC129920480, which translates to MPFWKNEQTSLPFTHRTTTRIMFVDDCTSSVPISSSQIVFDLNDERLPTYDEAMAMGPVHQQQNNLTRIVEIEEEEEVPLRRPPSRSSQRISYCECKAFQWQYYGLLAFLFLIMVLIIRVLRPKTH; encoded by the coding sequence ATGCCATTTTGGAAGAACGAACAAACTTCTTTACCTTTTACTCATCGGACAACAACTCGTATTATGTTTGTCGATGACTGCACTTCTTCGGTTCCCATTAGCAGTTCTCAGATTGTATTTGATTTGAATGATGAACGCCTTCCAACTTATGATGAAGCAATGGCAATGGGACCTGTGCATCAACAACAGAATAATCTAACAAGAATTGTGGaaattgaagaagaagaagaagttccACTTCGACGTCCACCATCACGTTCAAGTCAAAGGATCAGTTATTGCGAATGTAAAGCATTTCAATGGCAATATTATGGTCTTTTGGCTTTTCTATTTCTGATAATGGTGTTGATCATAAGGGTACTCAGACCAAAGACtcattaa
- the LOC129920674 gene encoding glutamic acid-rich protein-like, whose translation MDRSKSKSMENLLCEESADDLFKTPAPVTTKQDEGDSDSSVNEFDYEQYYYALTSESERSLDTFKFKIPAQPPKKPKRSDLNAPTITEPVAINTEPVHDNTQPVDKSTQTDDSDSDFDPEVVVEEEDEEVSQTNDTPPQLEWDNEDLQTDNSDSDFDPEVIVEEEDEEVPQTNDTPPQLEWDNEDLHLLEQFDIDFDPDPWRVVKRFVRTLFYALFIWLIHKLADRFFDEKY comes from the exons ATGGACAGA AGTAAATCAAAATCCATGGAGAATCTGCTCTGCGAGGAGTCAGCCgatgatttatttaaaacaccAGCTCCCGTCACAACCAAACAAGATGAAGGCGATTCAGACTCGTCCGTAAATGAATTCGATTACGAGCAGTATTATTATGCTCTGACATCCGAAAGTGAGCGCTCCCTGGATACctttaaattcaaaatcccagCACAGCCTCCGAAGAAACCAAAAAGAAGCGACCTCAATGCGCCAACTATAACCGAACCGGTTGCTATTAACACCGAACCGGTTCATGATAATACCCAACCAGTTGATAAAAGTACCCAAACAGATGATTCGGATTCCGATTTCGATCCAGAGGTAGTCGTTGAAGAGGAAGATGAAGAGGTGTCACAAACTAATGACACCCCACCTCAACTGGAGTGGGACAATGAGGATCTCCAAACCGATAACTCTGATTCCGATTTCGATCCAGAGGTAATCGTTGAAGAGGAAGATGAAGAGGTGCCACAAACTAATGACACCCCACCTCAACTGGAGTGGGACAATGAGGATCTACATTTGTTGGAACAATTTGACATTGACTTTGATCCGGATCCATGGCGGGTTGTCAAACGTTTTGTTAGAACCCTATTTTATGCGCTATTTATTTGGCTGATTCACAAATTGGCTGACCGATTCTTTGATGAGAAATATTAA
- the LOC129920699 gene encoding uncharacterized protein LOC129920699 isoform X2 — protein sequence MWKALAIETNRFSLPKVRIFKVPSSTANEKLKSENKKKEPKRFVFSSVLMRSSPERARLKLPGQTRITHRRIFLRKGLNYFGSSNRDTIQIFENRLSEREMAIYVPEDDNDESCLVVENKGNCIHKGNRMNFYKKKALFSGDDMAIKTHDNRKLIYFVFFKN from the exons atgtggaaagCTTTAGCTATCGAAACTAATAGGTTTTCATTACCAAAGGTTCGCATTTTTAAAGTTCCAAGCTCAACCGCCAATGAAAAgttgaaatctgaaaataaGAAGAAGGAACCCAAACGTTTCGTTTTTTCTTCGGTTTTAATGCGTTCATCTCCAGAAAGG GCTCGATTAAAACTTCCTGGACAAACCCGAATAA CCCATCGACGTATATTCCTTAGAAAAGGTTTAAACTATTTTGGTTCCTCTAATCGGGAtactattcaaatttttgaaaatcgtctATCAGAACGTGAAATGGCAATTTATGTTCCAGAAGATGATAATGATGAATCTTGTCTTGTCGTTGAAAACAAAGGAAATTGCATTCATAAAGGGAATCgaatgaatttttacaaaaaaaaagcattatttAGCGGTGATGATATGGCTATTAAAACACATGATAACAGGAAgcttatatattttgtattttttaaaaactga
- the LOC129920699 gene encoding uncharacterized protein LOC129920699 isoform X1: MWKALAIETNRFSLPKVRIFKVPSSTANEKLKSENKKKEPKRFVFSSVLMRSSPERARLKLPGQTRISNLNANVTSKKLRSKWFFLSTAHRRIFLRKGLNYFGSSNRDTIQIFENRLSEREMAIYVPEDDNDESCLVVENKGNCIHKGNRMNFYKKKALFSGDDMAIKTHDNRKLIYFVFFKN; this comes from the exons atgtggaaagCTTTAGCTATCGAAACTAATAGGTTTTCATTACCAAAGGTTCGCATTTTTAAAGTTCCAAGCTCAACCGCCAATGAAAAgttgaaatctgaaaataaGAAGAAGGAACCCAAACGTTTCGTTTTTTCTTCGGTTTTAATGCGTTCATCTCCAGAAAGG GCTCGATTAAAACTTCCTGGACAAACCCGAATAAGTAATCTAAATGCAAACGTCACATCAAAAAAACTTCGTTCCAAATGGTTCTTTTTATCAACAGCCCATCGACGTATATTCCTTAGAAAAGGTTTAAACTATTTTGGTTCCTCTAATCGGGAtactattcaaatttttgaaaatcgtctATCAGAACGTGAAATGGCAATTTATGTTCCAGAAGATGATAATGATGAATCTTGTCTTGTCGTTGAAAACAAAGGAAATTGCATTCATAAAGGGAATCgaatgaatttttacaaaaaaaaagcattatttAGCGGTGATGATATGGCTATTAAAACACATGATAACAGGAAgcttatatattttgtattttttaaaaactga
- the LOC129920657 gene encoding uncharacterized protein LOC129920657: MARTLVHSTARLKLWKPADIKPLRARNRTYVEKNVSLDDALKAIAQIRDFVIEEDDTEETRIRYIETARLITDIQGEFLAQAFKPYGEYMRVNGSRPSFVNTDKVLRDHLNDYYDETINPSHQQSPSLNNLITPPKKRPSTSEDIAETSNKKIKDSPTKSVSPTLTQADDTSWDCYKPPWMQHAGMQEEPYESNIEAQFSDDSDDMKEGACKSNVEAQLFSDDSDDMKEGACKSNIEAQFSDDNDDMKEGACEAQFSDDNSWMDAILAEMKPPPSILPLLMSEVLYTPEDMQTTPPKSTNYDDDDDIKM; the protein is encoded by the exons ATGGCAAGAACCCTGGTCCACT CAACTGCTAGATTAAAGCTATGGAAACCTGCCGACATAAAACCTCTGAGAGCCCGTAACCGTACCTATGTTGAAAAAAACGTTTCACTTGATGATGCTCTCAAAGCTATCGCTCAGATCCGTGATTTTGTAATAGAAGAAGATGATACCGAAGAAACTCGCATTCGTTACATTGAAACGGCCAGATTAATAACAGACATTCAAGGTGAATTTCTGGCACAAGCCTTTAAGCCATATGGCGAATACATGCGAGTCAACGGTAGTCGGCCATCTTTTGTCAACACTGATAAAGTTTTACGTGACCATTTGAATGATTACTACGATGAAACTATCAACCCGAGTCATCAACAATCACCATCATTGAATAATCTAATAACACCACCAAAAAAAAGACCGTCGACATCGGAAGATATTGCCGAAACAtccaataagaaaataaaagacaGTCCCACAAAGTCAGTGTCTCCCACTTTGACCCAAGCAGATGACACATCATGGGACTGTTACAAACCACCATGGATGCAGCATGCCGGCATGCAAGAGGAACCCTATGAATCGAATATAGAAGCTCAGTTCTCTGATGATAGTGACGACATGAAAGAGGGAGCCTGTAAATCAAATGTAGAAGCTCAGTTGTTCTCTGATGATAGTGACGACATGAAAGAGGGAGCCTGTAAATCAAATATAGAAGCTCAATTTTCTGATGATAATGACGACATGAAAGAGGGAGCCTGTGAAGCTCAATTTTCTGATGATAATTCGTGGATGGATGCAATACTTGCGGAGATGAAACCGCCTCCAAGTATTTTACCCCTTTTAATGAGCGAGGTTCTTTATACTCCAGAAGACATGCAAACTACACCACCAAAATCAACAAActacgacgatgatgatgacataaaaatgtaa
- the LOC129920668 gene encoding uncharacterized protein LOC129920668, which produces MGESQGYPKLYGSPSAQSYVAPIEMPSSSTGAVQFQEGTPSFSLDFVPESRAAQSGCKWNNQTAVQCQEVTPSYPLDFEMGESQGYSKSYASPSDQLCTASIEMPYTSIGAVSLQERAPSFPYDFVPESRASSIVQPFAAQFELPSTSKGTIQALENSQTASEVNQEETFSYSCDFDFDIGEPQGYSKLCASPSGQSCTASIEMPSSSIGAEPIKGRPLSFPLDFVPESCASAMLQLFIAQKELPSISKGTTQALENSQTANQVNQEVTPSNPLDFEMGESQDYSKSYASPSDQSYIAPIEMPSSSTGPEPTQETTPSFPEMYASPTVQSGPVQMELQDTTQALENNQMASPVDQEVLPSYPLDFVNAMRESLGYPPLYASASAQSCTTSNEMPSTSIGALPFQETTPSFPEMCASPIVQPFGAQFVLPSTSKALENTQTASEINQEVTPSYPLDFDFEMGEPQGYSKLCASQSDQSGTASIEMPSSSIGAVPFLEGSPSFQSDFVPEMYSSPNVQPLAAHIEFPSTSKGTTQSLENIQRATQIDQEVLPSYPLDFVNAMREALGYPPLYGSASAQSCTTSIEMPSTSIGMPQNFQASVNNRNNYPNQPEKPSYP; this is translated from the exons atggGGGAATCACAAGGTTATCCTAAATTATATGGCAGTCCATCTGCTCAGTCATACGTAGCCCCGATTGAGATGCCATCCTCATCAACTGGCGCAGTGCAGTTTCAAGAAGGAACACCTTCCTTCTCATTAGATTTTGTTCCAGAAAGTCGTGCAGCCCAATCGGGCTGCAAATGGAACAACCAAACGGCAGTTCAATGTCAAGAAGTGACACCTTCCTATCCCTTGGATTTTGAAATGGGGGAATCACAAGGTTATTCAAAATCATATGCCAGTCCATCTGATCAGTTATGCACAGCCTCTATTGAGATGCCATACACATCAATTGGTGCAGTGTCGCTTCAAGAAAGAGCACCTTCCTTCCCATATGATTTCGTTCCAGAAAGCCGTGCCAGTTCCATCGTTCAACCATTTGCAGCCCAATTTGAATTACCATCAACATCAAAAG GTACTATCCAAGCTCTCGAGAACAGCCAAACAGCAAGTGAAGTTAATCAAGAAGAGACTTTTTCCTATTCCtgtgattttgattttgatataGGGGAACCACAAGGTTATTCTAAATTATGTGCCAGTCCATCTGGTCAGTCATGCACAGCCTCGATTGAGATGCCATCCTCATCAATTGGCGCAGAGCCGATTAAAGGAAGACCACTTTCCTTCCCATTGGATTTCGTTCCAGAAAGTTGTGCCAGTGCCATGCTTCAACTATTTATAGCCCAAAAAGAATTACCATCAATATCAAAAG GTACAACCCAAGCTCTTGAGAACAGTCAAACAGCAAATCAAGTTAATCAAGAAGTAACACCTTCCAATCCCTTGGATTTTGAAATGGGGGAATCACAAGATTATTCAAAATCATATGCCAGTCCATCTGATCAGTCATACATAGCCCCGATTGAGATGCCATCCTCATCAACTGGCCCAGAGCCGACTCAAGAAACAACACCTTCCTTCCCAGAAATGTATGCCAGTCCCACCGTTCAATCAGGTCCAGTCCAAATGGAATTACAAG ATACTACCCAAGCTCTCGAGAACAACCAAATGGCAAGTCCAGTTGATCAAGAAGTTTTACCTTCCTATCCCTTGGATTTCGTAAACGCTATGAGGGAATCACTAGGATATCCTCCACTATATGCCAGTGCATCTGCTCAGTCATGCACAACCTCGAATGAGATGCCATCCACATCGATTGGTGCATTGCCGTTTCAAGAAACAACACCTTCCTTCCCAGAAATGTGTGCCAGTCCAATCGTTCAACCATTTGGAGCCCAATTTGTATTACCATCAACATCAAAAG CTCTCGAGAACACCCAAACAGCAAGTGAAATTAATCAAGAAGTGACACCTTCCTATCCCttggattttgattttgaaatggGGGAACCACAAGGTTATTCTAAATTATGTGCCAGTCAATCTGATCAGTCAGGCACAGCCTCGATTGAGATGCCATCCTCATCAATTGGTGCAGTACCGTTTCTAGAAGGATCACCTTCCTTCCAATCGGATTTCGTACCAGAAATGTATTCCAGTCCCAATGTTCAGCCACTTGCAGCCCATATTGAATTTCCATCAACATCAAAAG GAACTACCCAATCTCTCGAGAATATCCAAAGAGCAACTCAAATTGATCAAGAAGTGTTACCTTCCTATCCCTTGGATTTTGTAAACGCTATGAGGGAAGCACTAGGTTATCCTCCATTATATGGCAGTGCATCTGCTCAGTCATGCACAACCTCGATTGAGATGCCATCCACATCAATTG gtATGCCTCAAAACTTCCAAGCTTCCGTGAACAACAGAAACAATTACCCAAATCAACCGGAAAAACCATCATATCCATAA